CGTCGGTGACATCGAGGCAGATCGCGACGAGACCGGAATCGGCGAGCACCCCCGGGTGGCCAGGCCGCAGCACACAGAACTCATTGCCCTCCGGATCGGCCAGCACGTCCCACGGCACGTCCCCCTGACCGATGTCGACCCGCGACGCCCCCAGAGCCAGCAACCGCTCCACCTCCGCCTTCCAGTCCGGCCCACCCGCCAGGTCGAGGTGGAGCCGGTTCTTGTACGCCCCCGTCGGCTGCCCGGTCGGCACGCACCGCAGCCGCAGACCGTCCGTCCGCCCCTGCGTCGCACCCCGCCAGAAACGCTCCATCCCCACGACATCGACAGCGTCGATCACGATCCCGGTCAGCATCCCGTTCCCCCAGCCCTCGAACCGCTCCCCGTCCCCCCGATCATGACCCCTACCACCCTCCACTGTCGCCAGGTACCTCACATGACATGCTCTGAACTGCAACGATTGAAGACAAGGTACCCGGCCGCTACCCTGAAACCATGCCCGCCTTGAATGTGGAATTCAGCGAAGAAGAGCTCGACGAGCTCCGCGAACTGGCACGCGAACAAGGGGTCACCCTCAAAGCCCTCGTACGCGCCTCCACCGCCGACCAGATCGCCCGACACCGGGCCCTGAAGGAAGGCGCCGAAATCTTCGCCCGCACCTTCCACGACCCGGCCCTCGCCGACGCCATCAAGGCCGCGGGCCTCGACGACGGACCGGCCACCCGCACGACGGGGCGGGCCGCCTGACCCATGCCCCCCGTCCTCCACGTCGACATGCGCTGGCTCCTGCAACAGCAGGAGACCGCCATGCCCGAGCACCCCACCGTCAGTGACTTCTCCGCCCTCATGGCCGCCGTCGCCCGCCACCGCGTCGACCCGCCCCGCGCCGGCACCGACTCCGACGCCTCCTGGCGCGCCGCCGCCCTCCTCCACACCTTCCTGCTCCTCAAGCCGCTGCCCGCGCACAACGTCCGCTTCGCCTGCGCGGTGACGATCGCCTACATGCACGCGAGCGGCGAAGGCATCGACGCCCCCTACGGCGAACTCGTCGACCTCGCCGCCGAGATCCTCACCGGCAGGACCGACGTCTTCACGGCCGCCGACCGCATCCGCACCTGGCGCCTGTAACCGACCCCGTCGGTTCACCCCCCGGCGGGCACGAGCGGCCCGCTCAGTTGATGATCTCCGCGCGGGCGTCCACACGGATGGCCGCCAGCCGGTCCCGCCACATCCGGAGCGCTTCGGGCGTCAGCCGGGTCCAGTCGGTGACCTCGCCGACGATCCGGAGCGGCTCCCGGCTGCGATAGGAACGGGTGGGATTGCCGGGGAACTTCTTGTCGGTGACGTTCGGGTCGTTCTCGAACTCCCCGGTCGGCTCCACGAGATACACACGCGGATCCCCGTCGCCCGCGGCGAGTTCGGCCGCCAGCCCCGCGCCGTCCCGCAGCGCGGTGAAGTAGATGTGATTCATCACGACTTCCGGCCGGTAGTTGGAGCGGAAACCAGCCGTGAGCTGGTCCCCGACCCGCAGATCGGCCTTCGTACCGTGGAAGAACGGCCCCTCGTCCAACACTTCGCTCACCGCCGCAGAGTACCTCTGCCGTACGGCCGAGGTACCCGGGGAGCGGCACCCTCCAGATCCGTGACGGCGGTGTCCGGAGCGTGGCGCATCCACGCCATGGCGCGGGCACGCAACCGTGATCACTCGCGTTCCGGCCCACGTCCGGCGCAGGGTGGGGGACAGGCGGAGCGTTCCTCCGTCTCCTCCGGAGGGCCCGTCCGGGGGAGGCACCCACCGGTTGTCCGCGTAGCAAGGAGTCGTGTCGTGACCGCGGTTGTCACCGCCGCCCCCGTCGTGGGGCCCACCCGCCCCCGCCCCTGCCTCTCCCTCACCCCGACGCCCACGACGTGGGTGGTCGCCGCCGCGGCCGCCGCGGACGGCGAGCTGGACATCGGTGAGCTCGCCGGCCCGTACGTCGCGGCCGACGCGCTGGCCCGGCGGATGCGCGCCGACGGGGAACCCGTGGTGTTCACGTCCGCCATCGACGAGTACCACCCGGGCGTCCTCGCACGGGCCCTGCGCTCCGGCCGCGAACCCGCCGAGGTCGCGGAGTCCTTCGGCGAGACCATCGCCGCCGACTGGGCGCACGCGCAGATCACCCTCGACGGCGTGGTGCGCGTCGGCCACGACGCGGGCCATCGGGCCAGGGTGGCGGCCTGGTTCCGGCGGCTGTACGCGGCCGGACTGCTCACGGCCCGGGAGGGGCGGCATCCGTACTGCGCGTCCTGCGAGCTGTGGGGGGTGGGGCGGCTCGTCGTGGGGGAGTGCCCGGGATGCGGCGCGCCGTGCGGGGGCGGTCCCTGCGCGGCGTGCCTGCGTCCCAACGACCCCGAGGAACTGGCCGATCCGCACTGCGCACGGTGCGGCGGACCCACTCGCCCCCGTGCCCTGCGCCGGCTGTTCTTCCCTCTGGAGCCGCACCACGAGGTGCTGCGGGCGCCCTGGGCCCACGCCCTGCCCGCGACCTCCCCCGCCGGCCGCGGCCCGGCCGTACCCGTGGACGGTTTCGCGGGGCAGCGCGTGGACCCGCAGTTCGCGGCGGCACTCGCCCACCTGGTGGCCGCCGAGACCATCGCCGAGGACGGACCGTACGAGGCCGTCCACTTCCTGCGCCGCCACGACACCGCCGTCCACCTGGCCCTCGTACCCGCGCTCCTGCGCATCGCCGGCCTCCCGCAGCCCGCGCGCTTCCACATCAACGACCCCTACGTCACGGCCGCGCCGCTGTGGGCGCTCGACGCGCTGACGGCGGTCGGCTCGGACGCCCTGCGACGACACGTGCTGCTCCGGCGGCCCGACGGCGCTCCCGTGGAACACCGGCAGCGGGAGCTGGCACAGGGGCGGCGGCACCTCGTCGGGCGGTGGAACGGCTGGCTGGGGAGCGTGTTCGCGGCCGCGCGCAGCGAACACGGCGGACTGGTGCCCGATGCGGCGCCGGGCGGCGTCGGGTGGGAGGCGCTCACCGAGCGGCTGCGGCGGATCGCCCCCGCACTGCGCACGGCCCTGGGCCCGGACCATTTCGCGGCCGCGCAGGCGGTGACCTTGCTCGACGAAGTGGTCGACCAGGCAGTGGAGTTCGGCCGTGCGAACACCTGGGAGGCAGCACCCGTGCTCGCTGCTCACCTCGCGGTGGCCGGCGCGCTGTCGGCGTGGGCGTGGCCGGTGATGCCGCACGGCGCGGCCCGGCTGGCGACCGCGCTCGGGGTGCCGGTGCCGAGGCCGATCGACGCCGCGGCCCTGTGCCCGCCAACCCCGGGCGCCCGCCTGGAACCCCCGACGGGTCCGCTGTTCGGCCTCTGAGCGGCGCTCAGCCGCCGACTGGACCGCTGTTCGGGCTGTGAGCCGCGTTCACCCCGCTGACGGACCCGCCGTCCGGACCCTGAGCCGCGCTCAGCCCCCGGCGGGCCCGATGCCCGGTCTCTGAGCCGTGGCTCAGTCCAGCAGCCCGAGGCGGGCGGCCCGCACGCCCGCCTCGAACCGGCTGGACGCCCCCAGCTGCTGCATCAGCTCCGACAGCAGCCGGCTCACGGTCCGCAGCGACACCCCGAGCGCCCGCGCGATCCGCTCGTCCTTCGCACCACCCGCCAGCATCCGCAGCGCTAGGACCTGCTGCTCGGTGAGGGCGTCCGCCCCGCCCCGATCGGGTTCGGCGGCCGCGCCGGTGTACGGGGTGGCCGTCATCCAGCAGTATTCGAACAGCGCCGCGTACGAGCGGACCAGGGCCGATCCCCGGGCGACGATCAGGCCGTCGCGGGGCCGGTCGAGGTCCAGCGGGAGCAGGGCGAGCCGCGCATCCATGATCATCATGGTGAGCGGGACGGCGGGCGCGGTACGCACCTCGACCCCGATCCTCACCTGGTCGTCGAAGTGCTGCACGAGATAAGGCAGTCCGAGCAGCCGGCGGCTGTAGAGCGTCCGCCGCCGGACTCCTCGGTCCAGCGAGATCCTGTCCCGCTCCAAGGACTCGTCCAGGTGCTTCTGCTGGAACGCCACCGGGTGCATGGACGACTCGTCGTTCTGCCCCGACTCGGCGATCTCCAGCAGAATCTGGTCGATGCCCGGCCGCCCGGTGATCACCTCGATCTCGACCGGCGACCCCGCCCCGCCGGACTCCCCCTCGCGGAGATACCGCTCCGCGAGCTCGCCGAGGGCCGCGTACGCCGACGCCGCCTCCCGCTCCCTCGCCAGCATCGCCTGCCGCTCCCGGGCCAGCAGCCGCCGCAACGCCACCTCCGGCCGCACCGGCACGACAGCGTCTTCGCCCGCGTCGTCGATCAGCCCCAGCCGCACCAGCTCCTCCCGGTGCGCCTTCGCCTCCGGACCCTCCAGCCCGGCCGCCTCGACCGCCTCCCGGAAACCTCCCGCGCCCCGCGCCCGCCCCCGCAGCTCGCGGTAGAGCGCCATGGTCGCCTCGCCGTCGAGCGCGCCGAACTCCGTGGTCACCGTGCCCCCTAGTCCTCAGTGATCGCGAGCACGACCCTACCCAGCGGGGGTATGAGAAGAGGGGACGGGATGATCAAGAGTGCTGAACACCCCCCGCCGGGTATGCGAGTTGAGGGGAACGAGCGAGGGGGCGGCAGGAGTGGCGCAGTCGAGGGTGAAGCGGCGGGCGACGGCATGGGGGCGGCGCCTGGAAAGGATTCTGACCCGGCGAATCTCCTGGACCCCGCCCCGGCCACGCCTCACCGGGGCACTGCTGGCTCTCGCGGGCGGCGTCATGATCACGGCCGCCGGCGTCCTGGCCGCCCTCCTGCACGACGCACCCCAGGTCTCGATGACCGGTTACGCAGCCCTCGTACTGGCATCCCTGGTGCTCCTCCTGATCCTCGGCATGCCGTCGGAGAAGCGCATGGTGGGGCTGGGACTGCTCTGGATCCTGCTGGCCCTCATGGTCCCGAACGGCTTCCGCAGCGCGGTCCTCGACTGGCGAGGGGAACACATACGGGCGACGGTCACCGAGGTGAGACAACAGGACGTACCGCGGACCGGCGGCGTCGACTACGACTGCAAGGCCGAGACGACGCAAGGGCGCGTCCTCTGGCTCCGAGACAGCGACCGGTGCGGCCGCGACACCCGCCCCGGCGACCGCTACGACATCGTGCGCGACCCCGAAAACCTCGTCGGCGCGTCGACATCCGCCCAGCCGATCACCTTCTCCGTACTGGTGCCGGGTGTCAGCGGGGCGCTGCTCCTGATGGGCGTGATCGGGGCGCGGAGCGTGAGCCGGTCGCCGAGCGCCAAGGCGGACAGGGTGCCGGTCGCCGGCAGGTAGCCGCAGCCCTCACCGCGACACGAGTGAAGGGCCCGGCGCCGACGGGGGATGCGGCACCGAGCCCTTCACTTCAAGGTAACGCCTACCGGACCGGCAGGCTCGTCGAGCGGTCGAACCTGCCTGCCCGGCCCTCAGCCGCCGCTCAGGGCCGGGCCTCGTCGAGGTACTGGTCGGCCCAGGCACTGATGATGTGCGCGGCGCGCTGCGCCTGGCCGCGCGCGGTCAGCAGGTGGTCGGCGCCTTCGAGGGAGATGAAGCTGCGCGGGTGCCGGGCCTCCTGGAAGATCTCGGCGGCGTTGTCGATGCCGACGGTGGAGTCGGTGGGGGAGTGCGCGACGAGGAACGGGAGGTTCAGCTCGCCGATCCTGTCGCGCAGGTGGGCCTTGCGGACGTCCTCGACGAAGGCGCGCTTGAGGACGAGGGTCCGCCCGCCGACGAACCATCCGTGCGAGCCGTCGCTGAGCACGCGGTCCAGGACCGAGTCGTACTGCCGCTCGACGTGGCTGGGGTCGACGGGCGCGGCGATCGTGGCCAGCGCGCGCAGCCCGGGCACCTCTCCGGCGGCCGCGATCGCGGCGGCGCCGCCCCACGAGTGCCCGACGAGCAGATCCACGGGCGTCCCGCGCTCGGCCATGAAGGCCGCGGCGCGCACCGTGTCCTGCACCTTGACGGTGAAGGACCCGTCGCCCCAGTCGCCGTCGGAGTCACCGATGCCGAGGTTGTCGAAGCGCAGCATGCCGATGCCCTCGCGGGCCAGCTGCTTGCACACGCGTGAGGCGGCCGGCGAGTCCTTGCCGAGGGTGAACCCGTGCGCGAAGAGCCCCCACCCCCGGACCTTCCCCTCCGGCAGATCGATCACCCCGGCCAGCTCGGGGCCGACGACACTGGGGAATCTCACTTTTTCTCTCATACGTGGTGCTCACCTAGGCAGAAACTGATCGGGGACGGGCCGCGAGCGGACGCCGGACGACGCCGTCGCGAGCCGACGAGCAGCATCCCATGCACCGATGGCCGATTTCGACAGGCCGGAAGCCATCGCCTGCTCACGGAACGCACTGTGACCTGCCCTTTTGTGTCCGAGGCCGACAGGGGCGGCGGGAAGGGCCTCCGTTTGGGCGCATACTGAGCCATGACTAAACCCTCGGTACCCAAGCGTCACCTGCCCACCAGCCCCTTCAAAGCCCCGGTCGCACCGGCTCTCAAGCACTTCGCCGTAGGGGACCAGGTCACCCATGACGTGTACGGGCTCGGCCGGGTGGTGGCCATGGAAGAGGGTGTCGCGGCGCTCGTGGACTTCGGTTCGGAGCAGAGGCGGATCCTGAGCCCGTATTCCAAGATGACAACGCTTTAGGTCCCCTGCGCCTTTTCCCGAGCCTGCGCAGCCTATGACCCGACGGCTTCCGGTGAGCCGACCGCCGGGGCCCGATCATGGGCTGGTTCTGGCGGCGGTTAGAGTCTGGCGTCTGTTCCGAAGGCAGGGACATGTCAGGGGAGGGTCATGCAGGCGCAACTGAGAGAGACCGCCGACGAGTTGGCCGGCGTTCTGTGGAGGGAGCACACCGTCTACCGCGAGCGCGGCGGCGGTGTGGTGATCCGGGGGGAGCATGTGGGGCGCTGGATCAGCATGGCGCCGACCGGCAGGCGGGACCAGGCGCTGATCCGGGCCGGCCGGATCCTCGACGGCGGCACCACCGCCCCGGCCCGCCTGGAGGCGGTGGCCGACCTCACGGCCGGGACGGCGGAGCTGGCCGGCATCTGCCGCCGCCTGCTGGCCGAGACCGCCCTCGACACGGCCCCGGCCCCGGCGCCGCGCGGCCGCGGGAACCAGGCGGGCCGGCAAGGACGCAAGCCCAAGCCCGCCCGCAGGCCGAAGGGGCGGCGCATGTCCTTGGCCTCCTGGGTGGTGCTGCTCAGCGTGGCCGGTCTCGTCGCGCTGTGGGCGTACAGCGTCTTCGCGCGCCCCGTCGGGTTCTAGAGGAGCCCAGGGACGCCGTTCAGCGGCATCAGCGGCCGCCCGGCCGGTGCTGTTCGCGCGGGCGCGGACCATCCGGTCCAGGCGGTCGGCCGGCTCGCCGACCGCCTGGGAGCCGGTGCCGAGGGCGCTGGTCCGTCACCCTCGGGCCCGGTCAGACCGTGACGGTCAGAACCTGCGAACCCGTGAGCTGGTGGCTGGCGTTCTCGGCGTAGACCTTGATGTACCGGGGCGCGCTGCCGGGCGCCATCGTGAACGAGAAGCTGTTGCCCAGGATGATGTCGGGAGCGACGAAGCAGGGGTACTGGGGGGTCGGACCGCAGTTGCCGACACGGTAGTTGCGCGTGACGGTGTCCTCCAGGGCCTTGGCGTCCCAGGTGACCGTCACGGTCTGGCGCGCCGCGTCATAGGTGTACGCGAGCCCTGTAGGCGCCGGCGCCGCCTCGACCAGCGCCTGAACCGCCTGGGCGGACTGCCGAGGGGCAGCCGACGCCGGTGCCGCCACCCCGATCAGCGCCACCGCCACCGCCACAGCCGCCCCCGCAACGGTCACGCCGGTACGTCCCGCCCGCACGCGCACGATGAAACCCATGAACCCTCCCCGGTCGGCCTGCCTCCGGCAGCAAGCAGCCTTGCCGGATCGTCAGGCATCGATTTCCGGCGGAGAGTAACCACCGCACCCCACACGGGCGGGCCCTGCGCATGATCACGTGGTGAACGGTGGCTTGCGCCGGGGACACGCACTCGGTCCGGCGCCGGCGAAGCCGGTACGTTCGACCTGCCCCGCCCTGCCCTGTACCGCCCTGCACAGGGCTGGATCCGGTACGAGCGCCCCCGTACGACTAGGAGTCCTGGTGAACCGACGTGTCCTGTTCGTCGCCCCCGGCATGAACGCCGCCCTGCGGCAGGCCCGGTTCGACGACGGTGCTCCCCTCGACGCTGCCGGGCGGGCCGCTGCCGAGGCGGCGGCCGGTGTGCTGCCGGTGCCTGTGGCGGCGGTCGTCTCCGACAGCCGGCGGTGCCGGGAGACCGCCGAGGCGCTGGGGCTCGCCTCCCTCACGGCGCCCGCCGAACTGGCCCCGCCGGACCGGGGAACCTGGCACGGCCGGACGCTCGCCGAGGTGTCCGCGGCGGAGCCCGAGGCGGTCGCCCGGTGGCTCGGCGACCCGGAGTTCGCTCCCGGTGGCGGCGAGTCGTTGATCGACGTGTGCGCCCGCGTGGCCCGCTGGCTCGATGCGGCCGTACCGGACGACGGGGACGGGCCCGTGGTGGCCGTCGTCGAACCGGACGTGGTGCGAGCAGCCGTAGTGCACGCCCTGGGCGCGCCCGCGTCGTCCTTCTGGCGCTGCGACGTGGCACCGCTGACGGTCACCGAGCTGAGCGGCCGCGGCGGGCGCTGGAACGTGCAGATGGGAAAGCCGTTGGGCCCGGCCGGTTCGCCCGGCCGGGCCCAACGTGCGGACTGATCCGGTCAGTTCCCGGCGGGAACCGCCCCGGCGGCCGCGGCCCGCGCGGGCTTCGGCTGGAGCAGGCGCTGGGCCAGCTCCCCGAAGACGAGACCGAACCCGCTCCACAAGGTGACCTGGACGGCCAGCGCGGAGAGCCGGAACCGCCACAGCAGCGTGGCGGGGAAGTGCTCGGGCACGCCGTCGGCCGCGGGCAGCACGGCGAAGGCGATCCCGACCACGACGGCGAATCCCAGCAGCGCGGCGACGGTGGCGTAGTAGGTACCGATGCGTGGCGCCAGCCGCTTCCCGAGGATCGTCGCTCCGATCGCGAGGAGCACGCTGAGCAGGATCATCAGGAAGAACAGCGTGGTGCGCTGACCGATGGTGTCGGGGTTGCCGACGGCGGGCGGGGTGGCCGGGTACTTCAGGTACGGGACGACGTACACGGCCAGGAGCGCGCTGCCGGACAGCAGCAGCGCGGTGGAGCGTGGGCCGAAGCGGCCGACGCGACCGAGGGCGAAGCAGTAGGCCAGGGCGGCGATCCCGCCGAAGGCGACTGCGTAGACGAGCATTCCGGTGGCGAGACCGGCGGTCGACTGCAGGCTCCGGGAGACGAGTTCGACCTCCTCGCCGCCGTGTGAGTGTGCGGCGTGGGCCTCCTCGAAGGCGATGGCTCCGTCGACGTTCGGCTCACCGAGCCAGTAGGCGACGACCAGGGCGAGCACGCCGGCGGCCAGGCCGGCGAGCATGCCCCGAACGAGCAGATTGCGTACGGTGGTCGAGTTCATGAGCGCGCGGCTTCCCTACGGGATCAGTGGCAGGGGAAGCCGAGCAGGTGGCGGGCGTCGTGCACCCACTCATGGACCCCCGCGCCGCTGAACACGGAGGTGGCGCCCTGTTCGGCGCCGACGAAGTACAGCAGGACGAGCATCAGGATGCCGAAGAACGCGGCCCAGGGGGCGATCGTCCTCAGCGGCAGTGTGGCCGGAAGAGTAGGCGTGTCGGCGGTCGGCTGGGCGACGTGCTGCGCCATGGCAGGGCCTCCTTCGGGAGTTCGCGTCCCGTCTCGGTGGTGCACTTGACGACCGTCACGGGTCTGACTCACGAGGGGCCCGAGGGCCTCCCGCACACAGTGGCGCGACCGTGCCGGACTCTCACCGGCTTCCGTCGACCGTCGTCGATATCGCACTGACCGTACCGCCTGACGCGGGCATGGCCAATACGGCCCGGGGTGAGACGAGGCGGGGTAAACCCGCACTCCCGCACAAACTTGTCCAGTCAAGCATCTGCTGGAGGCGACGAACAGATCTCGCTGCGGAATACAGATGCACGTACAAGGAGACCGGTACGTGGAACCGCCCGGGGGAGCGGCTTGCGATCAGGGTGGCCTACTGCAAACCGTGTGCGCTGCGCAGGGCTTGGACGGTGGGGCCGAGCTCGGGGTCGGCGGCGAAGGTGTTGAGCACCGAGGAGAGTACTTCCGCATAGGTCGCGCAGGCGTCCTGGTAGCGTCGCCGGCCATCCTCGGTGATGACCGCGTAGACGCCGCGCTTGTCCGACGGGCACAGGTCCTTGTAGGCGTACCCGGCCTTCTCCAGCCGCGCCACCAGGCGCGTCACCGAGGACTGACTGAGGCCGACGCTCTCGGCGAGATCCTGCATGCGCAGTTCGTCCTTGTCGGCACGGTGGAGGTTCTCCAAGGAGCGGAACTCCGACAGGCTGATGCCGTGCCGGCGCTGCAGGGTCTGGGTCAACTCCCGCTCCACGCGCCCGAAGAGCGTGACAGCGCGACTCCACAGCGCCTGGTCGGAGGCGTAGGCGGGTGCGGGCTGTGGCGTCTTCATGGGTGCCTCCTCGAGAGCGGTTGACACCAGAGTACATGCTCATGCAAGCTTCTCGGCGTCGCCCCCGGTTCCCCTCGGGGCACTTCACAACCTCAAAGCATTTGCACGTACAAGCAAGTAGTTCTGAGCGAAAGGTTCCCTGTCATGCACTGGATCTACCTGGCCATCGCTGTCGCGTTCGAGATCGCGGTGGCTCTGTCCGCGGGCAAGGCCGAGGGATTCACCAACCGGAAGTGGACCGCGGCGACGCTGATCAGCGGCGCGCTGGCGACCTTCGCGCTCAGCAAGGCACTGCTGACCTTCAACGTCGGTGTGGGCTACGCACTGTGGACCTCGGTGGCCGGCGTCGGCATCACCCTGCTGGGCGCCCTGCTCTTCGGCCAGCGCCTGAACTGGGGCAAGGCCCTGGGCATCCTCGCGGTGATCGGCGGGGTCGTGGGCCTGCAACTCAGCGGCGGCGCCTGACCCCCACCCCTCCCTGACCCACTGCTCACTCCTCCCCTCTCCTCTCTTCTCACCTCCCTGCCTCGAAAGGACCTCGATCTCATGTCCTCCACCACCGCGTCCGCTGCCCCGTCCGCCACCCGCTCCTGGACCATGCTCCTGCTCGCCGGAGGCTTCGAAGTCGTCTACGCCCTCGCCGTGGGCGGCAGCGAGGGCTTCTCCGTACTGACCTGGTCGCTGGTCGGCGTCGTGTTCTTCCTCCTGACCCTGTGGGCACTCAGCCAGGCGCTGCGCACCATCGACGTCGGCATCGGCTACGCCGTGTGGGCCGGTATCGGAGCGGTCGGCGCGGCCGTGCTCGGCCCGGTGTTCTTCGACGAGACCCTCAGCGGCGTGCAGTACCTGTGGCTCGGCCTGATCATCGCCGGCGTCATCGTCCTCAAACTCGCCGACAAGCCCTCCACCCCCGAGGCCACCACTGACCGGCCGCAGCAGACTCAGCAGGCGCGGCCCGCCCACGCCTGACCTGACTGCAGGGTCGCTGAACCCAACCCGCTGTCCCCGGCAGGTTTCCCGCAGACGGGAAACCTGCCGGGGACAGCGGGGTATCGGGGCTTGTCACGGCGGCAGGGACGCGGAACGCCGACTCGGCGGCCCAGCGCGTCGCGCGTTCCGAAGCGCTGTCGGCCGCAGCCGGCAGGCCGATCGGCCGGTGTGGTCAGCTCTCCTTGGGGACGTCGTGACGCGTCGCCTGCCCGAACTCGCCCTCCAGGCGCCCCAGCAGCCGGCCCAACAGTGAGTTGAGCACATCGAGATCCTCACCGGTGAAGGCGTCGAGGAACAGCTGATGTTCACGCGTGGTGCGTTGCTGGGTGGCCGCGCGCCAGCGGTCCTGGCCGTGCCGCGTGAGCCGGACGGGCTTGCTACGGCCGTCGGCCGCGGCCACGGACTCGATCAGGCCGGCCTGGGACAGACGGGCCAACCGCACGCTCATGGTGCCCGAGGTGATGCCCAGTTGCTGGGCGAGGGTGGTGGGGGAGGCCTGGTAGGGAGGGCCGGACCGCTGGAGCGCCGAGAGTGCGGCCCAGTCGCCGGCGGTCAGCTCGTGGTCCGCCGCGACCTCGGTCAGCAGGCGCTCGAACAGCCGGGATGTACGGCCGATGCGCTGGCGGGCGGCCTCGGTGCGCGGGTCGACATCAGGCATGTCGGCGACCCAGCGAGCCAGTTCGGCCTGCACCGAGTCCCGGGGCGTGGGCGGCAGTTGGGATCCGGGCACCTTTGACACTCCCTTGAGTCTCAAGATAATTTACCTTGGCACTCAAGATAATTGCATAAGGGGGAGCCGACGACGCACGCTCCTCCGCGAGGACGCACACGTCCTGCCCTGGGCCGGACTCTCTCGCCTACGCGGCACTCACCGGCCGTACCGCCTTCCCCGTCACCACCACCCAAGCCCCCCAGCGCCACCTGGCAAGACCAGCCGACCGACCCACCGATCACCACCTCCCGCACCACAGGCTGACGCCAACCTCCGCCCCGACCACGCCCAGGCAGGAGCACCGATGCCGTCCCAGCAGCTCGAACAAGCCCCCACCAAGGTCTGGTTCATCACCGGCACCAGCACCGGACTCGGCCGCGCCCTGGCCCAGGAAGTCATCGCCGACGGCGACCGGCTCATCGCCACCGCCCGTGACCCCCGCACACTCGACGACCTCGTCGCCCTGGCACCCGACCGCGTGCGCGCTCTCCCCCTCGACGTCACCAACC
This sequence is a window from Streptomyces xanthii. Protein-coding genes within it:
- a CDS encoding VOC family protein; protein product: MLTGIVIDAVDVVGMERFWRGATQGRTDGLRLRCVPTGQPTGAYKNRLHLDLAGGPDWKAEVERLLALGASRVDIGQGDVPWDVLADPEGNEFCVLRPGHPGVLADSGLVAICLDVTDEERDAQSVFWQAQAGWQSVESHDWGVRLRRTPTSTVSLVMGPPAAEKAVRNRVRLEVSRPGGEAGEFVDAGGNEFQVSG
- a CDS encoding toxin Doc, producing MPPVLHVDMRWLLQQQETAMPEHPTVSDFSALMAAVARHRVDPPRAGTDSDASWRAAALLHTFLLLKPLPAHNVRFACAVTIAYMHASGEGIDAPYGELVDLAAEILTGRTDVFTAADRIRTWRL
- the arr gene encoding NAD(+)--rifampin ADP-ribosyltransferase produces the protein MSEVLDEGPFFHGTKADLRVGDQLTAGFRSNYRPEVVMNHIYFTALRDGAGLAAELAAGDGDPRVYLVEPTGEFENDPNVTDKKFPGNPTRSYRSREPLRIVGEVTDWTRLTPEALRMWRDRLAAIRVDARAEIIN
- a CDS encoding class I tRNA ligase family protein produces the protein MTAVVTAAPVVGPTRPRPCLSLTPTPTTWVVAAAAAADGELDIGELAGPYVAADALARRMRADGEPVVFTSAIDEYHPGVLARALRSGREPAEVAESFGETIAADWAHAQITLDGVVRVGHDAGHRARVAAWFRRLYAAGLLTAREGRHPYCASCELWGVGRLVVGECPGCGAPCGGGPCAACLRPNDPEELADPHCARCGGPTRPRALRRLFFPLEPHHEVLRAPWAHALPATSPAGRGPAVPVDGFAGQRVDPQFAAALAHLVAAETIAEDGPYEAVHFLRRHDTAVHLALVPALLRIAGLPQPARFHINDPYVTAAPLWALDALTAVGSDALRRHVLLRRPDGAPVEHRQRELAQGRRHLVGRWNGWLGSVFAAARSEHGGLVPDAAPGGVGWEALTERLRRIAPALRTALGPDHFAAAQAVTLLDEVVDQAVEFGRANTWEAAPVLAAHLAVAGALSAWAWPVMPHGAARLATALGVPVPRPIDAAALCPPTPGARLEPPTGPLFGL
- a CDS encoding helix-turn-helix transcriptional regulator codes for the protein MTTEFGALDGEATMALYRELRGRARGAGGFREAVEAAGLEGPEAKAHREELVRLGLIDDAGEDAVVPVRPEVALRRLLARERQAMLAREREAASAYAALGELAERYLREGESGGAGSPVEIEVITGRPGIDQILLEIAESGQNDESSMHPVAFQQKHLDESLERDRISLDRGVRRRTLYSRRLLGLPYLVQHFDDQVRIGVEVRTAPAVPLTMMIMDARLALLPLDLDRPRDGLIVARGSALVRSYAALFEYCWMTATPYTGAAAEPDRGGADALTEQQVLALRMLAGGAKDERIARALGVSLRTVSRLLSELMQQLGASSRFEAGVRAARLGLLD
- a CDS encoding alpha/beta hydrolase family protein, translating into MREKVRFPSVVGPELAGVIDLPEGKVRGWGLFAHGFTLGKDSPAASRVCKQLAREGIGMLRFDNLGIGDSDGDWGDGSFTVKVQDTVRAAAFMAERGTPVDLLVGHSWGGAAAIAAAGEVPGLRALATIAAPVDPSHVERQYDSVLDRVLSDGSHGWFVGGRTLVLKRAFVEDVRKAHLRDRIGELNLPFLVAHSPTDSTVGIDNAAEIFQEARHPRSFISLEGADHLLTARGQAQRAAHIISAWADQYLDEARP
- a CDS encoding histidine phosphatase family protein; its protein translation is MNRRVLFVAPGMNAALRQARFDDGAPLDAAGRAAAEAAAGVLPVPVAAVVSDSRRCRETAEALGLASLTAPAELAPPDRGTWHGRTLAEVSAAEPEAVARWLGDPEFAPGGGESLIDVCARVARWLDAAVPDDGDGPVVAVVEPDVVRAAVVHALGAPASSFWRCDVAPLTVTELSGRGGRWNVQMGKPLGPAGSPGRAQRAD
- a CDS encoding CbtA family protein, which translates into the protein MNSTTVRNLLVRGMLAGLAAGVLALVVAYWLGEPNVDGAIAFEEAHAAHSHGGEEVELVSRSLQSTAGLATGMLVYAVAFGGIAALAYCFALGRVGRFGPRSTALLLSGSALLAVYVVPYLKYPATPPAVGNPDTIGQRTTLFFLMILLSVLLAIGATILGKRLAPRIGTYYATVAALLGFAVVVGIAFAVLPAADGVPEHFPATLLWRFRLSALAVQVTLWSGFGLVFGELAQRLLQPKPARAAAAGAVPAGN
- a CDS encoding CbtB domain-containing protein → MAQHVAQPTADTPTLPATLPLRTIAPWAAFFGILMLVLLYFVGAEQGATSVFSGAGVHEWVHDARHLLGFPCH
- a CDS encoding MarR family winged helix-turn-helix transcriptional regulator, with the translated sequence MKTPQPAPAYASDQALWSRAVTLFGRVERELTQTLQRRHGISLSEFRSLENLHRADKDELRMQDLAESVGLSQSSVTRLVARLEKAGYAYKDLCPSDKRGVYAVITEDGRRRYQDACATYAEVLSSVLNTFAADPELGPTVQALRSAHGLQ
- a CDS encoding DMT family transporter, whose protein sequence is MHWIYLAIAVAFEIAVALSAGKAEGFTNRKWTAATLISGALATFALSKALLTFNVGVGYALWTSVAGVGITLLGALLFGQRLNWGKALGILAVIGGVVGLQLSGGA
- a CDS encoding DMT family transporter — translated: MSSTTASAAPSATRSWTMLLLAGGFEVVYALAVGGSEGFSVLTWSLVGVVFFLLTLWALSQALRTIDVGIGYAVWAGIGAVGAAVLGPVFFDETLSGVQYLWLGLIIAGVIVLKLADKPSTPEATTDRPQQTQQARPAHA